The Micromonospora violae DNA segment CGGCGAGCAGGCGGTCACGGTCGGTCGGGCCACCGTCGCCCGGCCGAACACCGCGACCCCCGACGACCTCTCCGACATCGACGCGTCGTCGGTACGCCCGCTGACCTTCACCGGCGCCACCACGGCGACCATGAACCAGGGTGCCGAACTGCTCAGCGACCCGTTGGCGTTCCCGGTCGCGGACGACAGCGACCTGGTGCTCACCCTGCACTTCCCGACGCCGACCGGCCCGACCACGTTCCACGGGCAGTCCCAGCAGGCCAACTTCATCGGCGCGGGGGATCTGACCGGGGCGGCCGAGGGCACCGGGTTCACCACCCGTCCCACCTGCTGCTGGTTCTTCCTCTCCGGCGTCGACGTGCAGCGCAAGGGCAGCCCGGGCGCGCTGGTCGTGCTCAGCGACTCCATGGGTGACGGCAACGGCAGCACCGTCAACGCCAACCGGCGCTGGCCCGACCTGCTCTCCGACCGGCTGCTCGCCGACCGGCCGGACAAGCACACCCCAGGTGTGCTCAACCTGAGCCTGGCCGGCAACCGGCTCAACCACGAGGGCACCGAGCCGGGCGACGGCGACTACCCGGGCTACTACCAGCTCGGCCCGAACGCGGCGGCCCGGCTCAACGAGGACGTCTTCGGTCAGACAGGGGTGCGTACCGTCGTCACCCACCTGGGCATCAACGACATCTGGATGTCGAACGACACACCCGAGGCGATCATCGCCACCCTGCGGCAGATCAACCAGCAGCTCCAGCAGCGCGGGCTGACCAGCCTGGTGGCCACACTGACGCCGTACGAGGGGCACGGTGCGCCGGGCGTCTGGACGCCGCAGAAGGAGGCCACCCGCCAGGCGGTGAACGCGTACCTGCGCGCCAGTCGGGAGTTCGACGGGCTGCTCGACTTCGACCGGGTGCTGCGCGACCCGGCCCGACCCAGCCAACTGCTGCCCGCGTACGACTCGGGGGACCACATCCACCCGAACGACGCCGGTAACCAGGCACTGGCCAACGCCGTACCGCTGCGGCTGCTCGATCTGTGACACCGGTCGGGGGCGGCGGGTGATCCCCGCCGCCCCGACCATCGACATCCTGGGGAGGAGTTTCGTCGTGGAGGTAGGGGAGTTACTCACCGGTCTGTACAGCGAAGAGGGCAGACAGGATCCGTACCCGTGGTACGCCGCGCTGCACCGGCTCGGGCCGATCAGCGCGGTGCCGGCGCGCGCCGAGCACCGTACGGTGGCCGCGGTCGCGGTCGGCTACGACCTGATCGACGGGTTGCTGCGCGATCCAGAGTGGACGAAGCAGCCGCCACCGGGCTGGGAGGAGCAGGAGATCCTGCGGACCTTCCAGACCTCGATGATGTTCATCAACCCGCCCGATCACACCCGGATGCGGCACGTCTTCTCCCGCACCTTCACGCCGCGCCGGCTCGGCGCGCTGGAACCGGTGATCCTGCGGGTGGTCGACGAGCTGCTGGACCGGATGGCGGACGCCGGGCAGGGCGTGGTCGATTTCGTGGCCGACTTCGCGTACCCGATCCCGGCCCTGGTGATGGCCGAGTTCATCGGAATCCCCGCCGCCGAGCTGCCGTGGTA contains these protein-coding regions:
- a CDS encoding SGNH/GDSL hydrolase family protein yields the protein MAATAALLVAGTPAVVASAGPSGAGPAAGRPDRAEWAGTWATAVTRGNSVGLTNTGLNNQSVRMIVHVSVGGPALRVRLSNLYGEQAVTVGRATVARPNTATPDDLSDIDASSVRPLTFTGATTATMNQGAELLSDPLAFPVADDSDLVLTLHFPTPTGPTTFHGQSQQANFIGAGDLTGAAEGTGFTTRPTCCWFFLSGVDVQRKGSPGALVVLSDSMGDGNGSTVNANRRWPDLLSDRLLADRPDKHTPGVLNLSLAGNRLNHEGTEPGDGDYPGYYQLGPNAAARLNEDVFGQTGVRTVVTHLGINDIWMSNDTPEAIIATLRQINQQLQQRGLTSLVATLTPYEGHGAPGVWTPQKEATRQAVNAYLRASREFDGLLDFDRVLRDPARPSQLLPAYDSGDHIHPNDAGNQALANAVPLRLLDL